Proteins from a genomic interval of Insulibacter thermoxylanivorax:
- the jag gene encoding RNA-binding cell elongation regulator Jag/EloR — protein sequence MNKITVTGRTVEEAIDLGLQQLQVARDRVEVTILEHPSKGLFGLIGAKDAKVELLVKPDAIDEAVQYLHEIAGAMKLEIQVNRRETEDGVVLELSSKDDIGILIGRRGQTLDALQYLVNIAVHKPGQPHRRIILDAENFRERRKKTLEELAARLASKAVRTGRDVVLEPMPSHERKIIHTYLQDHPKVKSYSKGEEPNRRIVIGLK from the coding sequence GTGAATAAGATTACGGTGACGGGCAGAACGGTCGAAGAAGCGATTGACTTGGGGCTTCAGCAGCTGCAAGTCGCGCGGGATCGGGTCGAAGTAACGATCTTGGAGCATCCGAGCAAAGGCTTGTTTGGACTCATCGGCGCCAAGGATGCAAAGGTTGAACTTCTCGTAAAGCCCGATGCGATCGATGAAGCGGTACAATATCTTCACGAGATCGCCGGCGCGATGAAGTTGGAGATCCAAGTCAATCGACGCGAGACGGAAGACGGGGTTGTCTTGGAATTATCCAGCAAAGATGACATAGGGATCTTAATCGGCAGAAGAGGACAGACACTGGATGCTTTGCAGTATCTGGTGAATATCGCTGTGCACAAACCCGGCCAGCCGCATCGGCGCATCATCCTTGATGCGGAGAACTTCCGCGAGCGTCGGAAGAAGACGCTGGAAGAGTTAGCGGCACGGCTCGCGAGCAAGGCCGTTCGCACCGGCCGTGATGTCGTGCTTGAACCGATGCCGTCACATGAACGTAAGATTATTCACACGTACTTGCAAGACCATCCGAAAGTAAAATCCTACAGCAAAGGCGAAGAACCGAATCGACGAATTGTCATCGGCCTCAAATAA
- a CDS encoding YidC/Oxa1 family membrane protein insertase produces the protein MIQRSVRKPLMIAGLLLFVILLSGCTADHIPTIPPEELAQGGFWQRYIVYPFMVTLDFLAGLFFNQYGIAILILTIVIRLLILPLTLKQYRSSKAMQALQPELIKLQNKYKNDREKYQQEMMKLYQEHNVNPLAGCLPILIQMPILLALYHSIMYNPAIRGEHSTFLWMDLSQPDTYYILPVIAALTTYIQQKMVMSQSPNNQMQGIMIIFPILIFVMSMSFPAALPLYWVYSNLFTLVQTYFLYGIGKDKKRQVEEVKGARRK, from the coding sequence TTGATACAGAGATCAGTGCGCAAACCCCTGATGATCGCAGGGTTACTCTTATTCGTAATATTGTTATCAGGCTGCACGGCAGATCATATACCTACGATCCCGCCGGAGGAACTCGCCCAGGGCGGATTCTGGCAGCGCTATATCGTCTATCCGTTCATGGTTACTTTGGACTTCTTGGCAGGATTGTTCTTCAATCAATACGGCATCGCGATCCTGATCCTGACGATCGTGATTCGTCTCTTGATTCTGCCGCTCACCTTAAAGCAGTATCGCAGTTCCAAAGCGATGCAAGCACTGCAGCCTGAGCTTATCAAACTTCAGAACAAATATAAGAACGATCGGGAGAAGTATCAACAAGAGATGATGAAGCTCTATCAGGAGCATAATGTTAATCCGCTTGCCGGATGCTTGCCGATCTTGATACAGATGCCGATTCTTCTGGCGCTCTATCATTCGATTATGTACAACCCTGCGATTCGCGGCGAACACAGTACATTCTTATGGATGGACTTAAGTCAGCCGGATACCTATTATATCTTGCCAGTCATCGCAGCACTTACGACTTATATCCAGCAGAAGATGGTGATGTCGCAATCGCCGAATAACCAGATGCAGGGGATTATGATCATATTCCCAATCTTGATCTTCGTCATGTCTATGTCTTTCCCTGCGGCACTGCCGCTGTATTGGGTATACAGCAACTTGTTCACGCTTGTTCAGACTTATTTCTTGTATGGAATCGGCAAAGACAAGAAACGCCAAGTTGAAGAAGTTAAGGGGGCAAGGCGTAAGTGA
- a CDS encoding DUF4446 family protein, whose translation MNILTDYLEWITLGTAAVGFILFILVLVLIAQIRGLKRKLKHLLGGAGAKDLEESIRKNHEHLAKLDEQQVRINQTIEQMIRQMKEMKANVSIKRYNAFQEQGSDLSFSIAVVDEHGDGFVLTGIHSRHGTQVYAKPVNKGQSSYTLSPEETEVIRQAWRP comes from the coding sequence TTGAATATTCTAACGGATTATCTAGAGTGGATCACATTAGGAACGGCAGCAGTTGGTTTCATCCTATTCATCTTAGTCCTTGTTCTGATTGCCCAGATTCGGGGGCTGAAGCGCAAGCTTAAGCATCTGCTAGGAGGGGCAGGAGCGAAGGATCTTGAGGAATCGATTCGAAAAAATCATGAGCATCTGGCTAAACTGGATGAACAGCAGGTTAGAATCAACCAGACGATCGAGCAGATGATCCGGCAGATGAAAGAGATGAAAGCCAATGTATCGATCAAGCGATACAATGCTTTTCAAGAGCAGGGGAGCGATCTCAGCTTCTCCATAGCCGTTGTAGATGAACATGGGGATGGGTTTGTCCTGACGGGAATCCACAGCAGGCATGGCACTCAGGTGTACGCGAAACCCGTAAACAAAGGGCAGTCCTCGTACACCTTGTCACCGGAGGAGACTGAGGTTATCCGTCAAGCCTGGCGGCCGTAG
- a CDS encoding ParB/RepB/Spo0J family partition protein codes for MSKRTGLGKGLDALIPSLSIHDDDKVVEIPLTQLRPNPYQPRKSFDEDGIRELAESIKEHGVIQPIIVRKALKGYEIIAGERRYRASQLSGKATIPAVVRSFTDQQVMEIALIENLQREDLNALEIAAAYQNLIDTFKLTQEELAMKVGKSRSHVANFLRLLQLPAEIKEYVSRGTLSMGHARAMITIEDPKVQKQLAKQAIEENWSVRQLEEAVQQLQSKKPKKTKTVKSKKRDPFIESVEEELRELLQTTVKVKHDKNKGKIEISYYSLEDFERLLEMLKRKEA; via the coding sequence TTGAGTAAACGAACCGGACTCGGCAAGGGATTGGACGCACTCATTCCATCATTAAGCATTCATGATGACGACAAGGTGGTTGAAATCCCATTGACCCAGCTGCGGCCAAACCCTTATCAGCCGCGTAAATCATTCGACGAAGATGGGATTCGCGAATTAGCCGAATCCATCAAAGAACATGGCGTGATCCAGCCGATCATCGTCAGGAAAGCTCTGAAGGGATACGAGATTATCGCTGGGGAGAGAAGATACCGCGCTTCCCAGTTGAGCGGCAAGGCTACGATTCCCGCCGTAGTCAGATCTTTTACCGACCAACAGGTGATGGAGATTGCATTGATCGAGAACCTGCAGCGGGAAGACCTTAATGCACTGGAGATCGCCGCAGCCTATCAGAATCTCATTGATACCTTTAAGCTAACGCAGGAAGAACTGGCGATGAAAGTGGGGAAGTCGAGGTCGCATGTTGCGAACTTCCTGCGTTTGCTGCAATTGCCGGCTGAGATCAAAGAATATGTTTCACGTGGAACATTAAGCATGGGACATGCACGAGCGATGATCACCATTGAGGACCCGAAGGTGCAGAAACAGCTGGCGAAGCAAGCGATCGAAGAAAATTGGAGTGTTCGGCAGCTTGAAGAAGCTGTGCAGCAACTGCAATCGAAGAAACCGAAGAAGACCAAAACGGTCAAGAGCAAGAAAAGGGACCCTTTCATCGAAAGTGTAGAGGAAGAATTGCGTGAATTGCTGCAGACTACCGTTAAGGTGAAACATGATAAAAACAAAGGTAAGATCGAGATTTCCTATTATTCGCTGGAGGATTTTGAACGACTGTTGGAAATGTTAAAACGCAAAGAAGCATAG
- the noc gene encoding nucleoid occlusion protein — protein sequence MKEQITRIFGLSERSNSEEVKQLPVDDIIPSPYQPRSVFDEERIDELCQTIKTHGIIQPIVVRIRDGKYELIAGERRLRAAKKLGMTYIPAIIREFNDAQTASIALIENLQRENLTSIEEAMAYQQLIDIHHLTQESLAQRLGKSQSTIANKLRLLNLSEPVKQALLERKISERHARALLPLTEDLQFKLLDEIIKKELNVKQTEQRVKMYVEPRQKGKARRVSFSKDIRLAINTIRQSVEMVTSSGMQIDMNETDHQDYYEIQIRIPKTR from the coding sequence ATGAAAGAACAGATAACGAGAATATTTGGCCTCTCTGAGCGAAGCAACAGCGAAGAGGTCAAACAATTGCCGGTTGACGATATTATTCCCAGCCCTTATCAACCGAGATCCGTGTTTGATGAAGAACGAATCGATGAGCTGTGCCAGACGATCAAAACACATGGCATCATCCAGCCTATCGTAGTACGAATTCGCGATGGCAAGTATGAATTGATCGCAGGGGAAAGAAGACTTCGAGCCGCCAAGAAACTCGGCATGACGTATATCCCTGCGATTATTCGTGAGTTCAATGATGCGCAGACCGCATCGATTGCTCTGATCGAAAACTTGCAACGCGAGAATCTGACTTCCATCGAAGAAGCCATGGCTTACCAGCAATTGATCGACATTCATCATCTAACCCAGGAAAGCCTTGCTCAGCGGTTAGGCAAGTCCCAATCGACCATCGCCAATAAACTTCGGCTGTTGAATCTATCCGAGCCGGTGAAGCAGGCGCTTCTAGAAAGGAAAATCTCCGAGAGACATGCTCGTGCACTGCTGCCGCTGACGGAAGATCTGCAGTTCAAACTCCTGGATGAGATCATCAAAAAAGAGCTGAATGTCAAACAGACGGAGCAGCGCGTCAAGATGTACGTCGAACCGCGCCAAAAGGGAAAAGCACGCAGGGTATCTTTCTCCAAGGATATCCGTTTGGCCATCAATACAATCAGGCAATCCGTGGAGATGGTGACAAGCTCCGGCATGCAGATAGATATGAATGAAACGGATCATCAAGACTATTATGAGATTCAGATCAGAATCCCCAAAACCCGTTGA
- a CDS encoding aminotransferase class V-fold PLP-dependent enzyme, whose amino-acid sequence MVIYLDNAATTWPKPPEVGEAMLECLNIYGANPGRGGHKMSVQASRVLFEARVNISKLFHIKNPNDISFTLNTTHALNLAIKGFVRPGDHVILTSVEHNSVRRPLEYLKRTQGVAVTYIEGDRQGYVTPKQVDEAIQSNTSLVVVNHSSNLLGTILPVAEIGEICRRRGVKLLVDAAQTAGTIPIHVEDMSIDMLAFPGHKGLLGPTGTGGLYVHPSIDLEPILHGGTGSQSEAIDQPDVRPDRYESGTQNTVGIAGLNAGLKFILNEGVKNIHNKEWMLTQRIMEGLSRIEGVELFGPPIGENKTAIVSFNLQGMDSAEVAYILDQHYDIAVRAGHHCTPLAHETAGTIRYGAVRVSPGYYTTEQEVDALISAVQEIVQHL is encoded by the coding sequence ATGGTCATATATCTGGATAATGCCGCAACTACATGGCCAAAACCGCCGGAAGTCGGCGAAGCGATGCTGGAATGCTTGAACATATACGGTGCAAATCCTGGACGCGGCGGCCATAAGATGTCTGTACAGGCCAGCCGAGTGCTGTTCGAAGCAAGAGTGAACATCAGCAAATTGTTTCATATCAAAAATCCAAACGACATCTCATTTACGCTAAACACGACACATGCATTAAACTTAGCGATTAAGGGCTTCGTACGGCCCGGCGATCATGTGATCCTAACCTCTGTGGAACATAATTCCGTACGCCGTCCACTGGAGTATCTTAAACGGACGCAAGGGGTTGCGGTTACTTATATCGAAGGGGACCGACAGGGTTATGTGACGCCCAAACAAGTTGACGAAGCCATACAGTCTAACACATCACTGGTGGTCGTTAATCACAGCTCAAACCTCTTGGGAACGATTCTGCCCGTTGCTGAGATCGGTGAGATCTGCCGGCGCCGTGGAGTCAAATTGCTGGTCGATGCAGCGCAAACGGCAGGAACTATCCCCATCCATGTCGAAGATATGTCGATCGATATGCTGGCCTTCCCAGGGCATAAAGGTCTTTTGGGACCGACAGGAACCGGGGGATTGTATGTACATCCTTCGATCGACTTGGAGCCGATTCTTCATGGTGGAACGGGCAGTCAATCCGAGGCCATCGATCAGCCGGATGTCCGGCCTGACCGGTATGAATCAGGCACACAAAATACCGTTGGCATCGCAGGGTTGAATGCAGGTCTCAAATTCATCCTGAATGAGGGGGTTAAAAATATCCATAATAAAGAGTGGATGTTAACGCAGCGCATCATGGAAGGGCTCAGCCGGATTGAAGGAGTGGAGCTGTTCGGGCCGCCGATCGGGGAGAATAAGACGGCCATCGTTTCGTTTAATCTGCAGGGCATGGACAGTGCAGAGGTGGCCTATATTCTGGATCAACATTACGACATCGCAGTGCGAGCCGGCCATCACTGCACACCTCTGGCCCATGAGACTGCCGGGACGATTCGATACGGGGCCGTGCGCGTAAGTCCGGGTTATTATACCACCGAACAAGAGGTGGATGCTTTGATCTCAGCTGTTCAAGAGATCGTACAACATCTATAA
- the mnmE gene encoding tRNA uridine-5-carboxymethylaminomethyl(34) synthesis GTPase MnmE, which translates to MLSDTIAAISTPLGEGGIAVIRVSGDEAIPQVDQIFDSKKSLEEVPTHTVHYGYIKDPERGERIEEVLVTVMRGPRSFTREDVVEISCHGGIISVNKVLQLLLRRGVRLAEPGEFTKRAFLNGRIDLTQAEAVIDLIRSKSDRAFSIALKQVEGRLSKKIRELRQELVEVLAHIEVNIDYPEHDVEEMTSAYIKEKSEKVIAEIDGLLHTARQGKILREGIVTAIVGRPNVGKSSLLNELAQENRAIVTDIPGTTRDVIEEYVTVGNIPLRLLDTAGIRETSDLVEQIGVERSKHAIAEADLILYVLNNGELLQPEEIELLEQIRDRQYLVIINKIDLPNKLDLAKVGELIPEDRIVKMSVKEGIGIEELEAAIANLFFSGELEGQDLTYVSNARHIACLERAKQSLQDAIESVNAGIPIDIMQIDVRAAWEQLGEIVGDAAPDSLIDQIFSQFCLGK; encoded by the coding sequence ATGCTATCGGATACAATAGCGGCGATATCTACACCGCTGGGTGAGGGAGGGATAGCCGTTATTCGCGTCAGCGGAGATGAAGCGATTCCACAGGTTGATCAGATCTTCGATTCTAAGAAATCCCTTGAAGAGGTTCCTACCCATACGGTGCACTACGGCTATATCAAGGATCCAGAGCGCGGTGAACGGATCGAAGAAGTCTTGGTAACCGTGATGCGTGGCCCAAGATCGTTTACGAGAGAGGATGTCGTGGAGATCAGCTGCCACGGGGGAATCATCTCCGTGAATAAAGTCCTGCAATTGTTATTAAGACGCGGTGTTCGTTTGGCCGAGCCCGGTGAGTTTACGAAACGTGCCTTTCTTAATGGAAGAATTGATCTTACGCAAGCTGAGGCGGTCATCGATCTGATCCGATCCAAATCTGACCGCGCGTTCTCTATTGCTTTAAAGCAGGTAGAAGGCAGGCTTTCGAAGAAAATCAGGGAGTTGAGACAGGAATTAGTTGAAGTATTGGCTCATATCGAAGTGAACATCGATTATCCGGAACATGATGTGGAAGAGATGACAAGTGCATATATTAAGGAGAAGAGCGAGAAGGTAATCGCTGAGATCGACGGTCTTCTCCATACTGCCAGACAAGGGAAGATCCTGCGGGAAGGGATTGTCACGGCTATCGTCGGGCGACCTAACGTGGGCAAGTCGTCTCTGCTGAATGAATTAGCGCAGGAAAATCGTGCAATCGTGACAGACATTCCAGGTACGACGCGGGATGTGATCGAAGAATATGTCACCGTGGGCAATATCCCGCTAAGGCTACTGGATACAGCGGGAATCCGAGAAACGTCTGATCTTGTGGAACAGATCGGTGTTGAACGTTCCAAACACGCCATAGCGGAAGCGGATCTGATCTTATATGTTTTGAATAATGGAGAACTGTTACAGCCTGAAGAAATCGAGCTTCTTGAGCAGATTCGAGACCGGCAATACCTGGTCATTATCAATAAGATCGACCTGCCCAATAAGCTGGACCTCGCTAAAGTAGGCGAGCTTATACCGGAAGACCGCATCGTGAAGATGTCGGTCAAGGAAGGAATCGGGATCGAAGAATTGGAAGCTGCCATTGCCAATCTCTTCTTCAGCGGTGAACTTGAGGGACAGGATCTGACCTATGTCAGCAATGCACGGCATATCGCCTGTCTGGAACGAGCAAAACAATCCCTCCAGGATGCGATTGAGAGCGTAAATGCAGGCATTCCGATCGATATCATGCAGATCGATGTGCGTGCGGCCTGGGAACAGCTCGGCGAGATCGTCGGCGATGCAGCACCGGATTCGCTGATCGATCAGATCTTCTCCCAGTTCTGTCTCGGTAAGTAA
- the rsmG gene encoding 16S rRNA (guanine(527)-N(7))-methyltransferase RsmG, whose protein sequence is MNDEVQTLFQEQLEKRGIRVSETMLEQFETYYQQLIEWNERMNLTGITEREQVYIKHFYDSVSLAFFVDMNEINTLADIGSGAGFPSIPLKIIFPHLKITIIDSLNKRIQFLNHIIESLDLQHTEAIHARAEEAGRQARLREQFDLVTARAVARLNVLNEFCLPFAKLGGYFAAMKGTSPQEEIAEAAYSTKILGAKLMEVHPLRLPVDDSERHIIVMQKVKQTPRSYPRKPGTPLKQPLMKR, encoded by the coding sequence ATGAATGATGAGGTACAGACTTTATTTCAAGAGCAGTTAGAGAAACGCGGAATACGCGTATCGGAAACGATGCTGGAGCAATTCGAAACCTATTATCAACAATTGATCGAATGGAATGAACGCATGAATTTGACAGGGATTACGGAGCGGGAGCAAGTGTATATTAAGCATTTCTACGACTCCGTTTCCCTTGCCTTTTTTGTAGATATGAATGAGATCAACACGCTTGCAGATATCGGTTCCGGCGCCGGATTCCCCAGTATTCCGCTCAAGATTATTTTCCCTCATCTGAAAATTACGATTATCGATTCGTTGAACAAACGGATCCAATTTCTTAACCATATCATCGAGTCCCTGGATCTTCAGCATACAGAAGCGATCCATGCGAGGGCAGAAGAAGCAGGCAGACAAGCCCGCCTGCGGGAACAGTTTGACCTTGTAACGGCTAGAGCGGTGGCAAGATTAAATGTGCTGAATGAATTTTGCCTGCCTTTCGCTAAGCTTGGAGGATATTTCGCGGCGATGAAGGGCACCAGTCCACAAGAAGAGATCGCTGAAGCAGCATACAGCACAAAGATTCTGGGAGCGAAGCTGATGGAGGTTCATCCGCTTCGATTACCCGTGGATGATTCTGAGCGGCATATCATCGTCATGCAGAAAGTTAAACAAACACCCAGGTCCTATCCGAGAAAACCAGGCACGCCGCTAAAACAGCCTTTAATGAAACGCTGA
- the rnpA gene encoding ribonuclease P protein component has protein sequence MQKAYRLAQKTDFNKVYRHGKSAANRHFVLYVLPNQKTEHFRLGISVSKKVGGAVVRNRVKRLIKEIVRLQLAPRIAPHHDLVIVVRKAALDLDFHEMSKSLAHVFNRGKILLKTDKSFSRQDRV, from the coding sequence TTGCAGAAAGCATACCGACTGGCGCAGAAGACGGATTTCAACAAAGTCTATAGACATGGGAAGTCAGCGGCGAACCGACATTTTGTTCTCTATGTGCTGCCTAATCAGAAGACAGAGCACTTTCGATTAGGAATCTCTGTAAGTAAGAAGGTCGGGGGAGCTGTTGTCCGCAACCGGGTGAAACGATTGATCAAGGAAATCGTTCGTCTGCAGCTTGCGCCGCGGATTGCTCCACATCATGATCTCGTCATCGTCGTGCGCAAAGCAGCGCTGGACTTGGATTTTCACGAGATGAGCAAGAGCCTTGCGCACGTGTTCAACCGAGGCAAAATTCTACTCAAAACCGACAAAAGTTTTTCACGACAAGATCGCGTTTAA
- the mnmG gene encoding tRNA uridine-5-carboxymethylaminomethyl(34) synthesis enzyme MnmG, protein MSHYDAGHHDVIVIGAGHAGCEAALAAARLGCDTLVLTINLDMIAFMPCNPSIGGPAKGHVVREIDALGGEMGRNVDKTFIQMRMLNTGKGPAVHALRAQADKMLYQQEMKKTLENTPNLTLRQGMVERLIVEDGVCKGVETQTGARYYAKAVVLTTGTYLRGKIIVGELQYESGPNNQQPSVNLAHNLRELGFELTRFKTGTPPRVLKDSIDFDKMEMQPGDEKPKFFSYDTVEPPPGEQLPCWLTYTSSETHAIIQENLHRSPMFSGAIEGTGARYCPSIEDKVVRFADKPKHQVFLEPEGRNTSEYYVQGLSTSMPEDVQLRILHSVPGLERAQMMRTGYAIEYDVIVPTQLKPSLETKLIEGLFTAGQINGTSGYEEAGAQGIIAGINAARKVQNLEPLILKRSDGYIGVLIDDLVTKGTNEPYRLLTSRAEYRLLLRHDNADLRLTPIGYEIGLIPEERYQRFLHKKKMVEMELERLRKTKVRPEEHVQKVLAEAGTVVLNNAVDAISLLRRPQIIYAHIEQICPSPYELTDEMKEQVEIQVKYAGYIEKQLQQVERMQKMENKRIPEDINYDEIHGLSTEGRQKLAKIRPISIGQASRISGVSPADISILLVYIEQYHKVLAARGS, encoded by the coding sequence ATGAGTCATTATGATGCTGGGCACCACGATGTGATCGTTATCGGAGCAGGCCATGCGGGATGCGAGGCGGCATTGGCTGCTGCCCGCTTGGGTTGCGATACGCTTGTGCTCACGATCAATCTGGATATGATCGCTTTCATGCCGTGCAATCCGTCCATCGGCGGTCCTGCGAAAGGACATGTGGTGCGTGAGATCGATGCCTTGGGCGGTGAGATGGGACGCAATGTGGACAAGACCTTCATTCAGATGCGCATGCTGAATACGGGTAAAGGTCCTGCCGTTCATGCGCTGCGTGCACAAGCGGACAAAATGCTGTATCAGCAAGAGATGAAAAAAACTTTGGAAAACACCCCAAACCTTACTCTGCGTCAGGGGATGGTGGAGCGGCTTATCGTTGAGGATGGCGTCTGCAAAGGCGTCGAGACGCAGACCGGTGCACGGTATTATGCCAAAGCGGTGGTGCTGACAACGGGGACATATCTGCGCGGCAAGATCATCGTGGGCGAATTGCAGTATGAAAGCGGTCCGAACAATCAACAGCCGTCCGTTAATCTGGCGCATAATCTGCGGGAGTTGGGATTTGAGTTGACGCGCTTTAAGACGGGAACGCCGCCGCGCGTCTTGAAGGATTCCATCGATTTCGACAAGATGGAGATGCAGCCCGGCGATGAGAAGCCGAAGTTCTTCTCCTATGATACGGTAGAACCGCCGCCGGGAGAACAACTTCCATGCTGGCTGACCTATACGTCAAGCGAGACCCATGCGATCATCCAGGAGAACCTGCATCGCAGTCCGATGTTCTCGGGAGCGATCGAGGGTACGGGCGCGCGGTATTGCCCTTCGATTGAGGATAAGGTCGTGCGGTTTGCAGATAAGCCGAAACATCAAGTATTCTTGGAACCCGAAGGACGGAATACCTCCGAGTACTATGTCCAAGGATTGTCGACCAGTATGCCGGAGGATGTGCAGCTGAGGATCCTCCATTCCGTACCGGGTTTAGAGCGAGCGCAGATGATGCGTACGGGTTATGCCATCGAATACGATGTGATCGTGCCGACTCAGCTCAAACCATCCTTGGAGACGAAGCTGATCGAGGGATTGTTCACAGCGGGGCAGATCAACGGTACATCCGGATATGAGGAGGCGGGCGCACAGGGGATTATCGCGGGGATCAATGCGGCGCGCAAAGTTCAAAATCTTGAGCCGCTGATCCTGAAGCGTTCCGACGGCTATATCGGGGTCTTGATCGATGATCTGGTGACCAAAGGAACGAATGAACCGTATCGTCTGCTGACATCGAGAGCGGAGTATCGACTCCTGCTGCGCCATGACAATGCGGATCTGCGCCTTACGCCGATCGGCTATGAGATCGGTTTGATCCCAGAGGAGCGATATCAGCGTTTCCTTCATAAGAAGAAGATGGTGGAGATGGAACTGGAACGCCTTCGCAAGACGAAGGTCCGGCCGGAGGAACATGTGCAGAAGGTGCTGGCAGAAGCGGGAACAGTTGTTCTCAATAATGCGGTAGATGCGATCTCCCTGCTGCGCCGGCCGCAGATTATCTATGCTCATATCGAACAGATCTGCCCATCTCCTTATGAATTAACGGATGAGATGAAAGAGCAAGTCGAGATCCAGGTGAAGTACGCCGGTTATATTGAGAAGCAGCTGCAGCAAGTAGAGCGCATGCAGAAGATGGAGAATAAGAGGATTCCAGAGGATATCAATTACGATGAAATCCATGGTTTGTCGACGGAAGGCAGACAGAAGCTGGCGAAGATCCGTCCGATCTCCATCGGTCAAGCATCCCGTATATCCGGTGTATCACCGGCCGACATCTCCATTCTGCTGGTCTACATCGAACAATATCACAAAGTATTAGCGGCTAGAGGTTCTTAA
- the yyaC gene encoding spore protease YyaC translates to MHFPIKFGASKIEEPLKVPYTDEQSKERIIQHLLEYYADAVPGQEIVIVCIGTDRSTGDSLGPLVGSKLLQMGLRDQHLFGTLDQPVHAMNLKENIQRIQQLFQQPFIVAVDACLGQSSSVGHIQVGRGPVKPGAGVNKDLPPVGDIHLTGIVNVGGFMEYFVLQNTRLSIVFHMADVIAECLYQAQLRLHRPIPATAARLDG, encoded by the coding sequence ATGCATTTTCCGATTAAGTTCGGCGCTTCGAAGATCGAAGAGCCGCTAAAAGTCCCTTATACCGACGAGCAATCCAAAGAACGGATCATTCAACATTTACTGGAGTATTATGCTGATGCCGTTCCCGGACAGGAGATCGTCATCGTATGTATCGGCACTGATCGGTCTACGGGTGATTCCTTGGGACCTTTGGTTGGGTCCAAACTGCTGCAGATGGGGTTGCGTGATCAACATTTGTTTGGAACCTTAGATCAACCTGTTCATGCCATGAACTTAAAGGAGAACATTCAGAGGATTCAACAGCTTTTTCAGCAGCCGTTCATCGTTGCCGTCGATGCCTGTCTTGGTCAATCATCGAGCGTTGGTCATATTCAGGTCGGCAGAGGCCCGGTAAAGCCCGGCGCCGGCGTGAACAAAGACCTGCCCCCTGTCGGCGATATTCATCTGACAGGCATCGTCAATGTCGGCGGATTCATGGAATATTTCGTCTTACAGAATACCCGTCTCAGCATCGTGTTCCATATGGCCGATGTGATCGCAGAGTGCTTGTACCAAGCTCAGCTGCGGCTGCACCGGCCGATCCCTGCTACGGCCGCCAGGCTTGACGGATAA
- a CDS encoding ParA family protein, protein MAKIIAITNQKGGVGKTTTTVNLGACLATLGKKVLLVDIDPQGNTTSGIGINKADVKYCIYDVLINEIDPKEAIVDTAIDNLSIIPATIQLAGAEIELVPTISREIRLKKSLQQIKHLYDYILIDCPPSLGILTVNSLTASDSVIIPIQCEYYALEGLSQLLNTVRLVQKHLNTSLQIEGVLLTMFDARTNLGIQVIEEVKKYFQQKVYRTIIPRNVRLSEAPSHGQAIITYDPKSKGAEVYLELAKEVVSVE, encoded by the coding sequence TTGGCTAAGATAATCGCCATTACGAATCAGAAGGGCGGCGTTGGCAAAACAACGACAACCGTGAATCTAGGAGCATGTTTGGCAACGCTTGGCAAAAAGGTTCTGTTAGTCGATATTGACCCGCAGGGCAACACAACAAGCGGAATAGGTATTAACAAAGCGGACGTTAAGTATTGCATCTATGATGTACTGATCAATGAGATCGATCCTAAAGAAGCGATCGTCGATACGGCGATCGATAACCTAAGCATCATTCCGGCGACCATTCAACTCGCCGGTGCAGAGATCGAATTGGTACCGACGATCTCCAGAGAGATCCGTCTTAAGAAATCCTTGCAGCAAATCAAACACCTATACGATTACATCCTGATCGATTGTCCTCCTTCCTTGGGGATTCTTACGGTAAACTCATTAACGGCTTCTGATTCCGTGATCATTCCGATTCAATGTGAATATTACGCGTTAGAAGGCTTAAGTCAATTACTCAATACCGTAAGGCTCGTGCAGAAACATCTCAATACATCGCTGCAAATCGAGGGTGTCTTGCTTACGATGTTTGATGCTCGTACGAATCTCGGTATCCAGGTGATCGAGGAGGTTAAAAAGTATTTTCAACAGAAAGTCTATCGCACGATTATCCCGCGCAATGTTCGTTTGAGTGAAGCGCCGAGTCACGGGCAAGCGATCATCACCTATGATCCGAAGTCGAAGGGTGCAGAAGTGTATCTTGAACTTGCAAAGGAAGTGGTGTCAGTTGAGTAA